The following proteins are encoded in a genomic region of Bacillus sp. FJAT-22090:
- a CDS encoding M20 family metallopeptidase gives MSFLVEKRDYLHKLIEDNKNVYIQISHQIHENPEIGNEEFFASSTLIDLLESANFQVEKGIAGHETSFYAIKDSGIEGPTVAFLAEYDALPSIGHADGHNIIGTASVAASISLAEMLNETGGRIIVLGTPAEEGGSKGSSKGNFVRLGYLEDVDVALIISPSSKTTLSCETLALESLDFHFIGQATHPTAASNKTINALEAVVHFFNGIHALRSQLPSDVSIHGIITHGGDSPNIIPYFASARINVSAKNWKKTEEISEKVRFLANGATLVTGTSVKIERFQNEVQDFVVNSVLDEVIHSEFEAIGEVIYTESKHYNDSTDAGNISYVVPTARPSIKIGPDDLVAHTIEFREAAKSKAADEALIKGAKVLATTGYRILTDAKLLHQIRKEFNASLARKAKADGMGVCDLKD, from the coding sequence GTGAGTTTCCTAGTAGAAAAAAGAGACTATCTCCATAAATTAATAGAAGACAACAAGAATGTATATATTCAAATAAGTCATCAAATACATGAAAACCCTGAGATTGGAAACGAAGAATTTTTTGCTAGTTCTACGCTAATTGATTTATTAGAAAGTGCAAATTTTCAAGTCGAAAAAGGAATAGCAGGGCATGAAACGTCTTTCTATGCGATTAAGGATAGCGGTATCGAGGGACCTACTGTTGCTTTTTTAGCAGAATACGACGCTTTACCTTCAATTGGACATGCCGACGGACATAACATTATTGGTACGGCAAGTGTGGCTGCTAGCATCTCTCTAGCTGAAATGCTGAACGAAACCGGTGGAAGAATAATCGTCCTTGGTACTCCCGCAGAAGAAGGTGGATCAAAAGGAAGTTCAAAAGGAAACTTTGTAAGGCTTGGTTATCTAGAAGATGTAGATGTGGCTTTAATAATTAGCCCTTCAAGCAAAACTACTTTAAGTTGCGAAACACTTGCTCTGGAATCATTAGATTTTCATTTTATTGGACAAGCTACTCACCCAACAGCAGCTTCTAATAAAACAATAAATGCATTGGAAGCTGTCGTTCATTTTTTCAACGGAATCCATGCGCTTCGTTCACAATTACCATCTGATGTTAGCATACATGGAATTATTACGCATGGAGGTGACTCACCGAACATTATCCCTTACTTTGCATCTGCTCGTATTAATGTCAGCGCAAAGAATTGGAAAAAAACAGAGGAAATCTCCGAAAAAGTTCGATTCCTTGCTAACGGAGCAACACTTGTAACAGGAACTTCTGTAAAAATCGAACGTTTTCAAAATGAGGTGCAAGATTTTGTAGTAAATTCAGTGTTAGATGAGGTTATTCATTCGGAATTTGAAGCTATTGGAGAAGTCATATACACAGAAAGTAAACATTACAATGACTCTACGGATGCTGGAAATATTAGCTACGTAGTACCAACTGCAAGACCATCCATTAAAATTGGACCAGATGATTTAGTCGCCCATACAATAGAATTCCGTGAAGCTGCCAAATCTAAAGCTGCGGATGAAGCACTAATCAAGGGAGCTAAAGTCTTAGCTACAACCGGTTATCGAATATTAACAGATGCAAAACTACTTCATCAAATCAGAAAAGAATTTAATGCATCCTTAGCTCGTAAAGCAAAAGCAGATGGTATGGGCGTTTGCGATTTGAAAGATTAA
- a CDS encoding TVP38/TMEM64 family protein, protein MPSWLSFETLSNLTQDYRALGPLFGLLLPFLEAFLPFLPLVVFIVANVTAYGMLFGFLLSWAGSVAGAYTVFLVIRKYGRARVLGFITRHEKIQKLILWVERNGFGPLFLLICFPFTPSALVNIVAGLSNMKKNTYLWTVVLGKLIMILVVSFIGSDIKALITQPLRTAIMIGIMVILWFVGKAVEKKIDKKVDADFRSIRDERRNTKEKRFE, encoded by the coding sequence ATGCCAAGTTGGTTATCATTCGAAACTTTATCTAATTTAACACAAGATTACCGAGCACTTGGACCACTATTTGGGCTATTACTACCTTTTCTTGAAGCATTTTTGCCGTTTCTACCTTTAGTAGTTTTTATCGTGGCAAATGTGACTGCTTACGGAATGTTGTTTGGGTTTTTATTATCTTGGGCAGGTTCGGTTGCAGGTGCTTATACCGTATTTTTAGTTATTAGAAAATATGGACGAGCTAGAGTTTTAGGTTTTATTACAAGGCATGAAAAGATTCAAAAATTAATATTATGGGTAGAGAGAAACGGTTTTGGACCATTATTTTTACTTATTTGTTTTCCATTTACACCCTCCGCACTTGTGAATATAGTAGCGGGTCTATCTAATATGAAAAAAAATACGTATTTATGGACAGTTGTCTTAGGGAAACTAATTATGATATTAGTGGTAAGCTTTATTGGTTCCGATATTAAAGCACTCATTACACAACCCTTAAGAACAGCAATAATGATTGGAATAATGGTTATACTATGGTTTGTTGGAAAAGCTGTGGAGAAAAAAATTGATAAGAAAGTAGATGCAGATTTTAGATCAATTCGCGATGAAAGACGAAATACAAAGGAGAAAAGATTTGAGTAA
- a CDS encoding AzlD domain-containing protein: MEAWYWWMLLGMAIVTYIPRAFPLTFLEGKELPPVVSGVLRNIPFAVLGALIFPAILYVQEGNLLFGIIGAIVAFALAFIFSNVMVVVLGTIGVLAVYSLIF; encoded by the coding sequence ATGGAAGCATGGTATTGGTGGATGCTATTAGGAATGGCTATTGTTACCTATATTCCGCGAGCATTTCCCTTAACTTTTTTAGAAGGCAAAGAATTACCTCCTGTTGTTTCAGGAGTATTACGTAATATTCCATTTGCAGTATTAGGAGCATTAATTTTCCCAGCTATTTTATATGTTCAAGAAGGTAATCTATTATTTGGAATTATTGGAGCCATTGTGGCATTCGCACTTGCATTTATTTTTTCAAATGTAATGGTTGTAGTATTAGGAACAATTGGTGTTTTAGCTGTATATAGTCTTATCTTTTAA
- the lepB gene encoding signal peptidase I, whose amino-acid sequence MSNTQKELLEWLVAIFIGILVVFIVRSFILTNYEVVGESMMPTLHDKDKVFVSKLSDIDRMDIVIFHSDQKEDYVKRVIGLPGDIIKYENDKLYVNNKKVEEKFLASYPAYQNPEENFTEDFDLEELTGSNKVPPNKLFVLGDNRISSLDSRYFQFIDQEEVIGEVKIRYWPFSRATLNFDSE is encoded by the coding sequence TTGAGTAATACACAAAAAGAATTGCTGGAATGGTTAGTGGCCATTTTCATTGGAATTTTAGTAGTATTTATTGTTCGTTCTTTCATTTTAACGAACTATGAAGTAGTCGGGGAATCAATGATGCCTACACTTCATGACAAAGATAAAGTATTTGTGAGTAAGCTTTCTGATATAGACCGCATGGATATTGTGATCTTTCATAGCGACCAAAAAGAAGACTATGTAAAACGTGTCATTGGTTTACCAGGTGATATTATCAAGTATGAAAATGATAAATTGTATGTAAATAATAAAAAAGTAGAAGAAAAATTTCTTGCGTCTTATCCTGCATATCAGAATCCGGAAGAAAATTTTACCGAAGACTTCGATTTAGAAGAGTTGACTGGAAGTAATAAAGTTCCTCCAAACAAGTTATTTGTGTTAGGAGATAATCGAATATCCAGTTTAGATAGTCGTTATTTCCAATTTATAGATCAAGAAGAAGTCATTGGAGAAGTAAAAATAAGATATTGGCCGTTTTCCAGAGCAACTTTAAATTTTGACTCCGAATAA
- a CDS encoding CsbA family protein: protein METLSISTQVTLAIFTPALLVILFTRVTFNHYVALLLTVALFAASVYAGYTHRWWIYIIDAASLTLGFWYATHMKSRDKKKKSTS from the coding sequence ATGGAAACTTTATCAATATCAACTCAAGTTACATTAGCCATTTTTACTCCAGCATTGCTCGTTATTCTATTTACACGTGTTACCTTTAATCATTATGTGGCATTATTATTGACCGTTGCTCTATTTGCCGCATCTGTCTATGCTGGTTACACGCATAGATGGTGGATTTATATTATTGATGCAGCATCGTTGACTTTAGGTTTTTGGTACGCAACACATATGAAAAGTCGAGACAAAAAGAAAAAATCCACCTCTTAA
- a CDS encoding AzlC family ABC transporter permease encodes MNNNSFVKGLKAGTSIAIGYFPVALTFGLLAKTTGLSIIEATAMSIFVYAGAAQYMSLTLIAKGVDPILIVLNTFVVNIRHFLMTAALNEKMHSEKRWVKGIYAFGITDESFSVLATQKDEKIHTSFAFGVALIAYGSWVVFTAVGHVIGANLPAFLQAAMSIALYAMFVGLLVPSMRGNRKVVMLALIAAIINGFFYWTELLSTGWAILVATLASSILVEIIYANHQKRTRLRGKNLAKGA; translated from the coding sequence ATGAATAATAATTCATTCGTAAAGGGTTTAAAAGCCGGTACGAGTATTGCTATCGGCTATTTTCCAGTTGCATTAACATTTGGTTTATTGGCAAAAACCACTGGACTTTCCATTATTGAAGCAACAGCAATGAGTATTTTTGTTTACGCCGGCGCTGCTCAGTATATGTCACTGACGCTTATAGCAAAAGGTGTTGATCCTATTTTAATCGTTCTAAATACATTTGTCGTGAACATTCGACACTTTTTAATGACGGCTGCACTCAATGAAAAGATGCATAGTGAAAAAAGATGGGTCAAAGGAATATATGCATTTGGGATTACAGATGAATCTTTTTCCGTATTAGCAACTCAAAAAGATGAAAAAATACATACTTCTTTTGCATTTGGTGTTGCGCTTATCGCATATGGTAGTTGGGTTGTATTTACAGCGGTTGGACATGTTATAGGTGCCAATCTACCAGCATTTTTACAAGCGGCCATGTCGATTGCTCTATATGCAATGTTCGTTGGTCTTCTAGTACCCTCTATGCGAGGAAACCGCAAAGTAGTCATGCTGGCCCTCATTGCAGCTATTATAAACGGATTTTTTTACTGGACAGAATTATTATCGACAGGATGGGCTATTTTAGTCGCTACCCTAGCATCCTCTATTTTAGTCGAAATTATATATGCCAATCATCAAAAGAGGACTAGACTACGAGGAAAAAACTTAGCGAAAGGAGCATAA